The Pecten maximus chromosome 11, xPecMax1.1, whole genome shotgun sequence genome has a segment encoding these proteins:
- the LOC117338308 gene encoding serine-rich adhesin for platelets-like, with translation MSEEEMASTPGRMSKDVAESPVRPRKITLADFISEKRTNPHVNFNLNSRTLTPHSCVTSVHGSTYDNDTHSSNTDKPTSTTSNQRDSSRTCSSGDEDEDEKEDDGKKTRPKRAVFACDGHGKRESRWKSESIRRIRLSTLIQKSRESSAKTARASELDLFNDSRSGYSLDMVSRPSTRYPPTSGESKRSRRDRVSRGDNRHTSHSHHLPDVHRQTRKRRQSLGESRGCQTSPILYHKINDNKQVTEEVKSQPITEVDDEFDYPLSQLLLEYPYNPKTKEKETKTSETGTEIALTDLQEVRRSQTIGIDIHSSNDGGKRIYDADGTIIIVTASSVINAGETVTRTDKRDNRQGIDASERSKPDTSSETKDQSNVNDKPISNNTSTPNTDSHNNNQFENTCETQEPEKGLSCSNFAATSNAKIDSSTVTTANNALSDRVDESTDLSVPHGTLNSLEQEHISDGTTQIDKSEEMDPTGNLPGKDCENSPNIETSNETSSSINSNVAPTSEKDTSVELQLKTDNNVDRSPQDKDESVEPSTNENEINESSLESDQASSGNSFTQKQQC, from the coding sequence GGGAGGATGTCAAAGGACGTTGCTGAGTCTCCTGTACGTCCTCGTAAAATCACATTAGCGGATTTTATTAGCGAAAAGCGCACAAATCCACATGTAAACTTCAACCTGAATTCCCGGACCCTGACACCCCATAGTTGTGTGACAAGTGTTCATGGTAGCACATACGATAATGACACGCATTCTTCCAATACAGACAAACCTACATCGACCACATCAAACCAACGAGACAGTTCTCGGACGTGTTCCTCTGGCGATGAAGACGAAGATGAAAAAGAAGACGACGGAAAGAAAACAAGACCAAAAAGGGCTGTGTTTGCATGTGATGGTCATGGCAAGCGAGAGTCGCGTTGGAAATCGGAAAGCATCAGAAGAATTCGCTTGAGTACACTCATCCAGAAGAGTCGTGAAAGTTCTGCCAAAACAGCTAGAGCATCTGAATTGGATTTATTCAATGATTCCCGATCCGGATATAGTTTGGACATGGTGTCGAGGCCATCTACAAGGTACCCTCCCACGTCTGGCGAGAGTAAACGGTCCAGACGAGACCGAGtttcaaggggagataatagaCATACATCACATTCGCATCACTTACCGGATGTACACCGACAAACAAGGAAACGTAGACAGTCTTTAGGGGAAAGTAGGGGGTGTCAGACATCGccaattttatatcacaaaattaacGATAATAAACAGGTTACGGAAGAGGTCAAATCACAGCCAATTACAGAGGTTGATGACGAGTTCGATTACCCTTTGTCACAACTATTATTAGAATACCCCTATAATCCTAAAACCAAAGAGAAAGAAACAAAAACGTCAGAGACAGGTACGGAAATAGCGCTAACGGATCTCCAGGAGGTACGACGATCGCAGACAATTGGTATAGATATTCATAGCTCAAATGACGGCGGGAAAAGGATTTATGATGCAGACGGAACTATCATCATTGTAACAGCCTCTTCCGTTATCAATGCTGGGGAAACGGTAACACGCACGGACAAAAGGGATAATCGCCAAGGCATTGATGCCTCCGAACGGAGCAAACCTGATACTAGCTCTGAAACAAAGGATCAGAGCAACGTTAATGACAAACCCATTTCGAACAATACCAGCACGCCTAACACTGATTCACATAACAATAATCAATTTGAAAATACCTGCGAAACTCAGGAACCGGAAAAAGGTTTGAGTTGCAGCAATTTTGCAGCCACTTCAAACGCAAAAATTGACTCATCAACGGTTACAACTGCAAATAATGCGCTGTCGGATAGGGTTGACGAATCTACAGACTTATCAGTGCCACATGGTACGTTAAATTCACTTGAACAGGAGCACATATCTGATGGAACGACACAAATAGATAAATCTGAGGAAATGGACCCTACTGGTAACCTACCAGGAAAGGACTGTGAAAATTCGCCAAACATCGAAACAAGTAATGAAACATCGTCTAGCATTAATTCGAATGTTGCACCAACATCTGAAAAGGACACCAGTGTTGAGCTACAGCTTAAAACAGATAATAATGTTGACCGATCGCCACAGGACAAAGATGAAAGTGTTGAACCTTCTACCAACGAAAACGAAATAAATGAGTCGTCTTTGGAAAGTGATCAAGCATCGTCAGGGAACTCATTCACGCAAAAACAACAGTGCTGA